In Carassius gibelio isolate Cgi1373 ecotype wild population from Czech Republic chromosome B2, carGib1.2-hapl.c, whole genome shotgun sequence, a single genomic region encodes these proteins:
- the LOC127951533 gene encoding fibroin heavy chain isoform X24, translating to MTVRVYFSLIAVLSCLFGYLSITDATRRTAKPGRCPPQSCARKWCTSSCKSDSDCPNNEKCCSSGCGRSCTAPYTVKPGQCPIPEMIPPFAESCFHDGQCTATQKCCPTTSGHACSEPSAQGIGQVPGFGQVIGFGQGSGFGQGSGQGSGQGIGFGQGSGQGSGQGIGFGQGSGQGSGQGIGFGQGSGQGSGQGIGFGQGSGFGQGSGQGSGQGIGFGQGIGFGQGSGQGSGQGIGFGKGSGFGQGSGQGSGQGIGFGKGSGFGQGSGQGSGQGIGFGQGSGQGIGFGQGIGQGTGQGSGQGSGQGIGFGQGSGQGRGQGIGFGQGSGQGIGFGQGIGQGTGQGSGQGSGQGIGFGQGSGLGQGTGQGTGLGQGSGQGSGQGSGQGSGLGQGTGQGSGQGIGFGQGTGQGSGLGQGLGQGSGLGQGTGQGSGQGIGFGLGSGQGTGQGGGQGTGLGQGSGLGQGSGQGIGFGQGSGQGSGLAQGSGQGSGLGQGTGQGIGFGQGSGQGSGQGTGLGQGIGQGSGQGSGLGQGSGQGIGFGQGSGQGSGLGQGSGLGQGSGQGIGFGQGSGQGTGQGSGQGGGQGTGQGIGQGSGQGTGLGQGTGQGSGQGSGQGTGQGIGFGQGHGQGTGQGIGFGQGSGQGTGQGSGLGQGTGQGSGQGSGLGKGTGQGSGQGIGFGQGSGQGTGQGSGQGSGLGQGTGQGSGQGIGFGQGSGQGTGQGSGQGTGLGQGSGLGQGSGQGTGQGSGQGSGQGSGLGQGTGQGSGQGIGFGQGTGQGSGLGQGTGQGIGFGQGSGQGIGFGQGTGQGSGLGQGLGQGSGLGQGTGQGSGQGIGFGQGSGQGTGQGSGQGTGQGSGQGTGQGSGQGTGQGSGQGTGQGSGQGTGLGQGSGQGTGFGQGSGQGIGFGQGSGQGSGLGQGSGQGIGFGQGSGQGIGFGLGSGQGTGQGGGQGTGLGQGSGQGIGFGQGSGLAQGSGQGSGLGQGTGQGIGFGQGSGQGSGQGTGLGQGTGQGSGQGSGLDQGSGQGIGFGQGSGQGSGLGQGTGQGSGQGIGFGQGSGQGTGQGSGQGGGQGTGQGIGQGSGQGTGLGQGTGQGSGQGSGQGTGQGIGFGQGRGQGTGQGSGLGQGTGQGSGQGSGLGKGTGQGSGQGIGFGQGSGQGTGQGSGQGSGLGQGTGQGSGQGIGFGQGSGQGTGQGSGQGIGFGQGSGQGSGLGQGSGQGIGFGQGSGQGSGQGTGLGQGTGQGIGLGQGSGQGTGQGSGLGQGTGQGNGLGSGQGSGQGTGQGSGQGIGFGQGSGQGTGQGSGQGTGLGQGSGLGQGSGQGSGQGSGFGQGSGQGSGQGSGLGQGSGLGQETGQGCSKGQGCGH from the exons ATGACAGTGCGAGTGTACTTCTCGTTGATTGctgttttatcatgtttgttcGGATACTTGAGCATAACAGATGCTACTCGACGCACAG CAAAGCCAGGACGGTGTCCACCCCAATCATGTGCAAGAAAATGGTGTACCAGTTCCTGTAAGAGTGACTCTGACTGTCCCAACAATGAGAAGTGCTGCAGCAGTGGATGTGGAAGATCCTGTACGGCTCCCTATACAG TGAAACCAGGTCAGTGTCCCATACCAGAGATGATTCCCCCATTTgctgaaagctgtttccatgatggccagtgtactgccacacagaaatgttgcccaaccaccaGTGGCCATGCATGCAGTGAGCCAAGTGCTCAAGGAATTGGCCAAGTGCCTGGCTTTGGCCAGGTAATTGGCTTTGGCCAGGGGAGTGGCTTCGGCCAGGGGAGTGGTCAAGGGAGCGGCCAGGGAATTGGTTTTGGCCAGGGGAGTGGTCAAGGGAGCGGCCAGGGAATTGGTTTTGGCCAGGGGAGTGGTCAAGGGAGCGGCCAGGGAATTGGTTTTGGCCAGGGGAGTGGTCAAGGGAGCGGCCAGGGAATTGGTTTTGGCCAGGGGAGTGGCTTCGGCCAGGGGAGTGGGCAAGGGAGCGGCCAGGGAATTGGTTTTGGCCAGGGAATTGGTTTTGGCCAGGGGAGTGGGCAAGGGAGCGGCCAGGGAATTGGTTTTGGCAAGGGGAGTGGCTTCGGCCAGGGGAGTGGGCAAGGGAGCGGCCAGGGAATTGGTTTTGGCAAGGGGAGTGGCTTCGGCCAGGGGAGTGGGCAAGGGAGCGGCCAGGGAATTGGTTTTGGCCAGGGGAGTGGTCAAGGAATTGGTTTTGGTCAGGGAATTGGGCAAGGGACTGGCCAGGGGAGTGGTCAAGGGAGCGGCCAGGGAATTGGTTTTGGCCAGGGGAGTGGGCAAGGGAGAGGCCAGGGAATTGGTTTTGGCCAGGGGAGTGGTCAAGGAATTGGTTTTGGTCAGGGAATTGGGCAAGGGACTGGCCAGGGGAGTGGTCAAGGGAGTGGCCAGGGAATTGGCTTTGGACAGGGGAGTGGTCTTGGTCAGGGGACTGGACAGGGAACCGGCCTTGGTCAGGGCAGcggtcaggggagcggacagggcAGTGGTCAGGGTAGTGGTCTTGGTCAGGGCACTGGTCAGGGCAGTGGTCAGGGAATCGGCTTTGGTCAGGGAACTGGTCAGGGGAGTGGCCTTGGACAGGGCCTTGGTCAGGGGAGCGGCCTTGGTCAGGGgactggccagggaagcggacagggaatTGGTTTTGGTTTGGGCAGTGGTCAAGGGACTGGTCAGGGAGGTGGACAGGGAACCGGCcttggtcagggaagtggtcttggtcagggaagcggacagggaatCGGTTTTGGTCAGGGcagtggtcagggaagcggccttGCTCAGGGcagtggtcagggaagcggccttGGTCAGGGGACTGGGCAGGGAATCGGCTttggtcaggggagcggacagggcAGTGGTCAGGGGACTGGTCTTGGTCAGGGGATTGGACAGGGGAGCGGTCAGGGAAGTGGTCTTGGTCAGGGGAGCGGGCAGGGAATCGGTTTTGGTCAGGGCAGTGGTCAGGGGAGTGGACTTGGTCAGGGGAGCGGccttggtcagggaagcggacagggaatCGGTTTTGGCCAGGGCAGTGGTCAAGGGACTGGTCAGGGGAGTGGACAGGGCGGTGGTCAAGGGACTGGTCAGGGAATCGGTCAGGGCAGTGGTCAGGGGACTGGTCTTGGTCAGGGgactggccagggaagcggtcagggcagTGGTCAAGGGACTGGTCAGGGAATCGGTTTTGGTCAGGGCCATGGTCAGGGGACTGGACAGGGAATCGGTTTTGGTCAGGGCAGTGGTCAAGGgactggtcagggaagtggactTGGTCAAGGGActggtcaggggagcggacagggcAGTGGTCTTGGTAAGGGgactggacagggaagcggacagggaatCGGTTTTGGTCAGGGCAGTGGTCAAGGGActggtcaggggagcggacagggcAGTGGTCTTGGTCAGGGgactggacagggaagcggacagggaatTGGTTTTGGTCAGGGCAGTGGTCAAGGGACTGGTCAGGGGAGTGGACAGGGAACCGGCcttggtcagggaagtggtcttGGTCAGGGCAGCGGTCAAGGGActggtcaggggagcggacagggcAGTGGTCAGGGTAGTGGTCTTGGTCAGGGGACTGGCCAAGGAAGCGGACAGGGAATCGGTTTTGGACAGGGgactggacagggaagcggccttGGTCAGGGGACTGGACAGGGAATCGGTTTTGGCCAGGGCAGTGGTCAGGGAATCGGCTTTGGTCAAGGAACTGGTCAGGGGAGTGGCCTTGGACAGGGCCTTGGTCAGGGGAGCGGCCTTGGTCAGGGgactggacagggaagcggacagggaatCGGTTTTGGTCAGGGCAGTGGTCAAGGGACTGGTCAGGGCAGTGGTCAAGGGACTGGTCAGGGCAGTGGTCAAGGGACTGGTCAGGGCAGTGGTCAAGGGACTGGTCAGGGCAGTGGTCAAGGGACTGGTCAGGGCAGTGGTCAAGGGACCGGccttggtcagggaagcggacagggaacCGGttttggtcagggaagcggacagggaatCGGTTTTGGTCAGGGcagtggtcagggaagcggccttGGTCAGGGCAGTGGGCAGGGAATTGGTTttggtcagggaagtggacagggaatTGGTTTTGGTTTGGGCAGTGGTCAAGGGACTGGTCAGGGAGGTGGTCAGGGAACCGGCCttggtcagggaagtggacagggaatCGGttttggtcagggaagcggccttGCTCAGGGcagtggtcagggaagcggccttGGTCAGGGGACTGGGCAGGGAATCGGCTttggtcaggggagcggacagggcAGTGGTCAGGGGACTGGTCTTGGTCAGGGGACTGGACAGGGGAGCGGTCAGGGAAGTGGTCTTGATCAGGGGAGCGGGCAGGGAATCGGTTTTGGTCAGGGCAGTGGTCAGGGGAGTGGACTTGGTCAGGGgactggccagggaagcggacagggaatCGGTTTTGGCCAGGGCAGTGGTCAAGGGACTGGTCAGGGGAGTGGACAGGGCGGTGGTCAAGGGACTGGTCAGGGAATCGGTCAGGGCAGTGGTCAGGGGACTGGTCTTGGTCAGGGgactggccagggaagcggtcagggcagTGGTCAAGGGACTGGTCAGGGAATTGGTTTTGGTCAGGGCCGTGGTCAGGGgactggacagggaagtggactTGGTCAAGGGActggtcaggggagcggacagggcAGTGGTCTTGGTAAGGGgactggacagggaagcggacagggaatCGGTTTTGGTCAGGGCAGTGGTCAAGGGActggtcaggggagcggacagggcAGTGGTCTTGGTCAGGGgactggacagggaagcggacagggaatTGGTTTTGGTCAGGGCAGTGGTCAAGGGACTGGTCAGGGG agcggacagggaatCGGTT TTGGTCAGGGCAGTGGGCAGGGAAGCGGC CTTGGTCAGGGCAGTGGGCAGGGAATTGGCTttggtcaggggagcggacagggcAGTGGTCAGGGGACTGGTCTTGGTCAGGGGACTGGACAGGGAATCGGTCTTGGCCAGGGCAGCGGTCAAGGgactggtcagggaagtggactTGGTCAAGGGACTGGTCAGGGCAATGGTCTGGGGAGCGGCCAGGGTAGTGGTCAGGGgactggccagggaagcggacagggaatTGGTTTTGGTCAGGGCAGTGGTCAAGGGActggtcaggggagcggacagggaaCCGGCcttggtcagggaagtggtcttggtcagggaagtggtcagggcagtggtcagggaagcggctttggTCAGGGGAGTGGACAGGGCAGTGGTCAGGGGAGTGGTCTTGGTCAGGGCAGTGGCCTTGGTCAGGAGACTGGTCAGGGATGTAGTAAAGGTCAGGGATGTGGTCACTGA
- the LOC127951533 gene encoding fibroin heavy chain isoform X4 codes for MTVRVYFSLIAVLSCLFGYLSITDATRRTAKPGRCPPQSCARKWCTSSCKSDSDCPNNEKCCSSGCGRSCTAPYTVKPGQCPIPEMIPPFAESCFHDGQCTATQKCCPTTSGHACSEPSAQGIGQVPGFGQVIGFGQGSGFGQGSGQGSGQGIGFGQGSGQGSGQGIGFGQGSGQGSGQGIGFGQGSGQGSGQGIGFGQGSGFGQGSGQGSGQGIGFGQGIGFGQGSGQGSGQGIGFGKGSGFGQGSGQGSGQGIGFGKGSGFGQGSGQGSGQGIGFGQGSGQGIGFGQGIGQGTGQGSGQGSGQGIGFGQGSGQGRGQGIGFGQGSGQGIGFGQGIGQGTGQGSGQGSGQGIGFGQGSGLGQGTGQGTGLGQGSGQGSGQGSGQGSGLGQGTGQGSGQGIGFGQGTGQGSGLGQGLGQGSGLGQGTGQGSGQGIGFGLGSGQGTGQGGGQGTGLGQGSGLGQGSGQGIGFGQGSGQGSGLAQGSGQGSGLGQGTGQGIGFGQGSGQGSGQGTGLGQGIGQGSGQGSGLGQGSGQGIGFGQGSGQGSGLGQGSGLGQGSGQGIGFGQGSGQGTGQGSGQGGGQGTGQGIGQGSGQGTGLGQGTGQGSGQGSGQGTGQGIGFGQGHGQGTGQGIGFGQGSGQGTGQGSGLGQGTGQGSGQGSGLGKGTGQGSGQGIGFGQGSGQGTGQGSGQGSGLGQGTGQGSGQGIGFGQGSGQGTGQGSGQGTGLGQGSGLGQGSGQGTGQGSGQGSGQGSGLGQGTGQGSGQGIGFGQGTGQGSGLGQGTGQGIGFGQGSGQGIGFGQGTGQGSGLGQGLGQGSGLGQGTGQGSGQGIGFGQGSGQGTGQGSGQGTGQGSGQGTGQGSGQGTGQGSGQGTGQGSGQGTGLGQGSGQGTGFGQGSGQGIGFGQGSGQGSGLGQGSGQGIGFGQGSGQGIGFGLGSGQGTGQGGGQGTGLGQGSGQGIGFGQGSGLAQGSGQGSGLGQGTGQGIGFGQGSGQGSGQGTGLGQGTGQGSGQGSGLDQGSGQGIGFGQGSGQGSGLGQGTGQGSGQGIGFGQGSGQGTGQGSGQGGGQGTGQGIGQGSGQGTGLGQGTGQGSGQGSGQGTGQGIGFGQGRGQGTGQGSGLGQGTGQGSGQGSGLGKGTGQGSGQGIGFGQGSGQGTGQGSGQGSGLGQGTGQGSGQGIGFGQGSGQGTGQGSGQGTGLGQGSGLGQGSGQGTGQGSGQGSGQGSGLGQGTGQGSGQGIGFGQGSGQGSGLGQGTGQGIGFGQGFGQGIGFGQGSGLGQGTGQGSGQGIGFGQGSGQGTGQGSGQGTGQGSGQGTGLGQGSGQGSGLGQGSGQGSGLGQGSGQGSGLGQGSGQGIGLGQGSGQGIGFGQGSGQGSGQGTGLGQGTGQGIGLGQGSGQGTGQGSGLGQGTGQGNGLGSGQGSGQGTGQGSGQGIGFGQGSGQGTGQGSGQGTGLGQGSGLGQGSGQGSGQGSGFGQGSGQGSGQGSGLGQGSGLGQETGQGCSKGQGCGH; via the exons ATGACAGTGCGAGTGTACTTCTCGTTGATTGctgttttatcatgtttgttcGGATACTTGAGCATAACAGATGCTACTCGACGCACAG CAAAGCCAGGACGGTGTCCACCCCAATCATGTGCAAGAAAATGGTGTACCAGTTCCTGTAAGAGTGACTCTGACTGTCCCAACAATGAGAAGTGCTGCAGCAGTGGATGTGGAAGATCCTGTACGGCTCCCTATACAG TGAAACCAGGTCAGTGTCCCATACCAGAGATGATTCCCCCATTTgctgaaagctgtttccatgatggccagtgtactgccacacagaaatgttgcccaaccaccaGTGGCCATGCATGCAGTGAGCCAAGTGCTCAAGGAATTGGCCAAGTGCCTGGCTTTGGCCAGGTAATTGGCTTTGGCCAGGGGAGTGGCTTCGGCCAGGGGAGTGGTCAAGGGAGCGGCCAGGGAATTGGTTTTGGCCAGGGGAGTGGTCAAGGGAGCGGCCAGGGAATTGGTTTTGGCCAGGGGAGTGGTCAAGGGAGCGGCCAGGGAATTGGTTTTGGCCAGGGGAGTGGTCAAGGGAGCGGCCAGGGAATTGGTTTTGGCCAGGGGAGTGGCTTCGGCCAGGGGAGTGGGCAAGGGAGCGGCCAGGGAATTGGTTTTGGCCAGGGAATTGGTTTTGGCCAGGGGAGTGGGCAAGGGAGCGGCCAGGGAATTGGTTTTGGCAAGGGGAGTGGCTTCGGCCAGGGGAGTGGGCAAGGGAGCGGCCAGGGAATTGGTTTTGGCAAGGGGAGTGGCTTCGGCCAGGGGAGTGGGCAAGGGAGCGGCCAGGGAATTGGTTTTGGCCAGGGGAGTGGTCAAGGAATTGGTTTTGGTCAGGGAATTGGGCAAGGGACTGGCCAGGGGAGTGGTCAAGGGAGCGGCCAGGGAATTGGTTTTGGCCAGGGGAGTGGGCAAGGGAGAGGCCAGGGAATTGGTTTTGGCCAGGGGAGTGGTCAAGGAATTGGTTTTGGTCAGGGAATTGGGCAAGGGACTGGCCAGGGGAGTGGTCAAGGGAGTGGCCAGGGAATTGGCTTTGGACAGGGGAGTGGTCTTGGTCAGGGGACTGGACAGGGAACCGGCCTTGGTCAGGGCAGcggtcaggggagcggacagggcAGTGGTCAGGGTAGTGGTCTTGGTCAGGGCACTGGTCAGGGCAGTGGTCAGGGAATCGGCTTTGGTCAGGGAACTGGTCAGGGGAGTGGCCTTGGACAGGGCCTTGGTCAGGGGAGCGGCCTTGGTCAGGGgactggccagggaagcggacagggaatTGGTTTTGGTTTGGGCAGTGGTCAAGGGACTGGTCAGGGAGGTGGACAGGGAACCGGCcttggtcagggaagtggtcttggtcagggaagcggacagggaatCGGTTTTGGTCAGGGcagtggtcagggaagcggccttGCTCAGGGcagtggtcagggaagcggccttGGTCAGGGGACTGGGCAGGGAATCGGCTttggtcaggggagcggacagggcAGTGGTCAGGGGACTGGTCTTGGTCAGGGGATTGGACAGGGGAGCGGTCAGGGAAGTGGTCTTGGTCAGGGGAGCGGGCAGGGAATCGGTTTTGGTCAGGGCAGTGGTCAGGGGAGTGGACTTGGTCAGGGGAGCGGccttggtcagggaagcggacagggaatCGGTTTTGGCCAGGGCAGTGGTCAAGGGACTGGTCAGGGGAGTGGACAGGGCGGTGGTCAAGGGACTGGTCAGGGAATCGGTCAGGGCAGTGGTCAGGGGACTGGTCTTGGTCAGGGgactggccagggaagcggtcagggcagTGGTCAAGGGACTGGTCAGGGAATCGGTTTTGGTCAGGGCCATGGTCAGGGGACTGGACAGGGAATCGGTTTTGGTCAGGGCAGTGGTCAAGGgactggtcagggaagtggactTGGTCAAGGGActggtcaggggagcggacagggcAGTGGTCTTGGTAAGGGgactggacagggaagcggacagggaatCGGTTTTGGTCAGGGCAGTGGTCAAGGGActggtcaggggagcggacagggcAGTGGTCTTGGTCAGGGgactggacagggaagcggacagggaatTGGTTTTGGTCAGGGCAGTGGTCAAGGGACTGGTCAGGGGAGTGGACAGGGAACCGGCcttggtcagggaagtggtcttGGTCAGGGCAGCGGTCAAGGGActggtcaggggagcggacagggcAGTGGTCAGGGTAGTGGTCTTGGTCAGGGGACTGGCCAAGGAAGCGGACAGGGAATCGGTTTTGGACAGGGgactggacagggaagcggccttGGTCAGGGGACTGGACAGGGAATCGGTTTTGGCCAGGGCAGTGGTCAGGGAATCGGCTTTGGTCAAGGAACTGGTCAGGGGAGTGGCCTTGGACAGGGCCTTGGTCAGGGGAGCGGCCTTGGTCAGGGgactggacagggaagcggacagggaatCGGTTTTGGTCAGGGCAGTGGTCAAGGGACTGGTCAGGGCAGTGGTCAAGGGACTGGTCAGGGCAGTGGTCAAGGGACTGGTCAGGGCAGTGGTCAAGGGACTGGTCAGGGCAGTGGTCAAGGGACTGGTCAGGGCAGTGGTCAAGGGACCGGccttggtcagggaagcggacagggaacCGGttttggtcagggaagcggacagggaatCGGTTTTGGTCAGGGcagtggtcagggaagcggccttGGTCAGGGCAGTGGGCAGGGAATTGGTTttggtcagggaagtggacagggaatTGGTTTTGGTTTGGGCAGTGGTCAAGGGACTGGTCAGGGAGGTGGTCAGGGAACCGGCCttggtcagggaagtggacagggaatCGGttttggtcagggaagcggccttGCTCAGGGcagtggtcagggaagcggccttGGTCAGGGGACTGGGCAGGGAATCGGCTttggtcaggggagcggacagggcAGTGGTCAGGGGACTGGTCTTGGTCAGGGGACTGGACAGGGGAGCGGTCAGGGAAGTGGTCTTGATCAGGGGAGCGGGCAGGGAATCGGTTTTGGTCAGGGCAGTGGTCAGGGGAGTGGACTTGGTCAGGGgactggccagggaagcggacagggaatCGGTTTTGGCCAGGGCAGTGGTCAAGGGACTGGTCAGGGGAGTGGACAGGGCGGTGGTCAAGGGACTGGTCAGGGAATCGGTCAGGGCAGTGGTCAGGGGACTGGTCTTGGTCAGGGgactggccagggaagcggtcagggcagTGGTCAAGGGACTGGTCAGGGAATTGGTTTTGGTCAGGGCCGTGGTCAGGGgactggacagggaagtggactTGGTCAAGGGActggtcaggggagcggacagggcAGTGGTCTTGGTAAGGGgactggacagggaagcggacagggaatCGGTTTTGGTCAGGGCAGTGGTCAAGGGActggtcaggggagcggacagggcAGTGGTCTTGGTCAGGGgactggacagggaagcggacagggaatTGGTTTTGGTCAGGGCAGTGGTCAAGGGACTGGTCAGGGGAGTGGACAGGGAACCGGCcttggtcagggaagtggtcttGGTCAGGGCAGCGGTCAAGGGActggtcaggggagcggacagggcAGTGGTCAGGGTAGTGGTCTTGGTCAGGGGACTGGCCAAGGAAGTGGACAGGGAATCGGTTTTGGTCAGGGgagtggacagggaagcggccttGGTCAGGGGACTGGACAGGGAATCGGTTTTGGCCAGGGCTTTGGTCAGGGAATCGGCTTTGGTCAGGGGAGCGGCCTTGGTCAGGGgactggacagggaagcggacagggaatCGGTTTTGGTCAGGGCAGTGGTCAAGGGACTGGTCAGGGCAG TGGTCAAGGGActggtcaggggagcggacagggaaCCGGccttggtcagggaagcggacagggaagcggccttGGTCAGGGCAGTGGGCAGGGAAGCGGCCTTGGTCAGGGCAGTGGGCAGGGAAGCGGCCTTGGTCAGGGCAGTGGGCAGGGAATTGGCCTTGGTCAGGGCAGTGGGCAGGGAATTGGCTttggtcaggggagcggacagggcAGTGGTCAGGGGACTGGTCTTGGTCAGGGGACTGGACAGGGAATCGGTCTTGGCCAGGGCAGCGGTCAAGGgactggtcagggaagtggactTGGTCAAGGGACTGGTCAGGGCAATGGTCTGGGGAGCGGCCAGGGTAGTGGTCAGGGgactggccagggaagcggacagggaatTGGTTTTGGTCAGGGCAGTGGTCAAGGGActggtcaggggagcggacagggaaCCGGCcttggtcagggaagtggtcttggtcagggaagtggtcagggcagtggtcagggaagcggctttggTCAGGGGAGTGGACAGGGCAGTGGTCAGGGGAGTGGTCTTGGTCAGGGCAGTGGCCTTGGTCAGGAGACTGGTCAGGGATGTAGTAAAGGTCAGGGATGTGGTCACTGA